The following proteins are encoded in a genomic region of Leucoraja erinacea ecotype New England chromosome 23, Leri_hhj_1, whole genome shotgun sequence:
- the pde6gb gene encoding phosphodiesterase 6G, cGMP-specific, rod, gamma, paralog b, translating to MAANPLEIQPNLKAQEMALTLEPPKHTAEMKSPTRVIGGPATARKGPPKFKQRQTRQFKSKPPKKGIQGFGDDIPGMEGLGTDITVICPWEAFSHLELHELAQYGII from the exons ATGGCAGCCAACCCTTTGGAAATTCAACCAAACCTAAAAGCACAAGAGATGGCTCTCACTCTAGAACCACCGAAACACACGGCAGAAATGAAATCACCCACACGAGtaattggaggaccagcaactGCCAGAAAAGGACCGCCAAAGTTCAAACAAAGGCAAACAAGACAGTTTAAGAGCAAGCCGCCAAAGAAAGGAATACAAGG GTTTGGTGATGACATTCCTGGAATGGAAGGTTTAGGCACAG ACATCACTGTCATTTGCCCCTGGGAGGCCTTCAGTCATCTGGAACTACACGAACTGGCACAATATGGTATCATCTGA